One window of the Balaenoptera ricei isolate mBalRic1 chromosome X, mBalRic1.hap2, whole genome shotgun sequence genome contains the following:
- the GPR34 gene encoding probable G-protein coupled receptor 34: protein MVTMTTTSVSSWPCSSQGVHFITNHSVQWPHNFSGASNFTACSMDEKLLSSVLTTFYSVIFIVGLVGNIIALYVFLGIHRKRNSIQIYLLNVAIADLLLIFCLPFRIMYHINQNKWTLGVILCKVVGTLFYMNMYISIILLGFISLDRYIKINRSIQQRKAITTKQSIYVCCIVWIIALAGFLTMIILTLKKGGHNSTMCFHYRDKHNAKGEAIFNYILVVMFWLIFLLIILSYIKIGKNLLRISKRRSKFPNSGKYATTARNSFIVLVIFTVCFVPYHGFRFVYISSQLNMSSCDWKEIVHKTNEIMLVFSSFNSCLDPVMYFLMSSNIRKIMCQLLSRRFQGEASRSESTSEFKPGYSLHDTFAAAKIQSTS from the coding sequence ATGGTAACAATGACGACAACTTCAGTCAGCAGCTGGCCTTGCTCCTCCCAGGGAGTGCACTTTATAACTAATCACAGCGTCCAATGGCCACACAACTTCTCAGGAGCATCAAATTTTACTGCCTGTTCCATGGATGAAAAATTACTCTCTAGTGTATTAACAACATTCTACTCTGTTATTTTCATCGTGGGCCTCGTTGGAAACATAATTGCCCTCTATGTATTTCTGGGTATCCACCGCAAAAGAAATTCCATTCAGATTTACCTACTCAATGTAGCCATTGCAGACCTCTTACTTATCTTCTGCCTCCCTTTCCGAATAATGTATCACATTAACCAAAACAAGTGGACACTAGGTGTGATTCTTTGCAAGGTTGTGGGAACACTATTTTATATGAACATGTACATTAGCATTATTTTGCTTGGATTCATCAGTTTGGATCGCTACATAAAAATTAATCGGTCTATACAACAACGGAAGGCGATAACAACCAAACAGAGTATTTATGTTTGCTGTATAGTATGGATAATTGCTCTTGCTGGATTTTTAACTATGATTATTTTAACCCTTAAGAAAGGAGGTCATAATTCCACAATGTGTTTCCATTATAGAGATAAGCATAATGCAAAAGGAGAAGCAATTTTTAACTACATTCTTGTGGTAATGTTCTGGCTAATTTTCCTACTAATAATCCTTTCATATATTAAGATTGGCAAGAATCTATTGAGGATTTCTAAAAGGAGGTCAAAATTTCCTAATTCTGGCAAATATGCCACTACAGCCCGGAATTCCTTTATTGTGCTTGTCATTTTTACTGTATGTTTTGTTCCCTATCATGGCTTCCGATTTGTCTATATTTCTTCACAGCTAAATATGTCGTCTTGCGATTGGAAGGAAATCGTTCACAAAACCAATGAGATCATGCTGGTTTTCTCATCTTTTAATAGCTGTTTAGATCCAGTCATGTATTTCCTGATGTCCAGTAACATTCGCAAAATAATGTGCCAACTTCTTTCCAGACGATTTCAAGGGGAAGCGAGCAGGAGTGAAAGCACTTCAGAATTTAAACCAGGATACTCCCTGCATGATACATTTGCTGCAGCTAAAATTCAGTCTACTTCTTAA